In a single window of the Leisingera daeponensis DSM 23529 genome:
- the trmFO gene encoding methylenetetrahydrofolate--tRNA-(uracil(54)-C(5))-methyltransferase (FADH(2)-oxidizing) TrmFO: MTDHSAQTLHIVGGGMAGSEAAWQAANMGVQVVIHEMRPKVETFAHQTGNLGEMVCSNSFRSDDDEQNAVGLLHWEMRQANGLIMTTADQHRLPAGGALAVDREPFAETVTARLKAHPNITVSYEEITGLPADGHWIFATGPLTSPQLGQAIQAETGAEALAFFDAIAPIVYAESIDMSRAWMQSRYDKGETEEERTAYLNCPMDKEQYEAFIDALLSADKTEFHEGETAGYFDGCLPIEVMAERGRETLRHGPMKPVGLTNPHQPDVKAHAVVQLRRDNALGTLFNIVGFQTKMKYGAQTEVFRMIPGLENASFARLGGIHRNTFINSPTLLDAQMRLKSKPNIRFAGQITGVEGYVESAAMGLLAGRLAAAEILGRELPEVPQDSAMGALIHHITGGAEAKTFQPMNVNFGLFRPVDGLKGGRRGRKDRYKAYTDRAKAAWQVWLSNFS, encoded by the coding sequence ATGACAGATCATTCGGCACAAACACTGCATATCGTGGGCGGCGGCATGGCCGGCTCGGAAGCGGCCTGGCAGGCGGCAAACATGGGCGTTCAGGTGGTGATCCACGAAATGCGCCCCAAGGTGGAAACCTTCGCCCACCAGACCGGCAACCTGGGCGAGATGGTGTGCTCCAACTCCTTCCGCTCCGACGATGACGAGCAGAACGCTGTGGGCCTGCTGCATTGGGAAATGCGCCAGGCCAACGGGCTGATCATGACCACCGCAGATCAGCACCGCCTGCCCGCAGGCGGCGCCCTCGCCGTGGACCGGGAGCCTTTTGCCGAAACCGTGACCGCCAGGCTGAAGGCGCATCCGAATATCACGGTCTCCTACGAGGAGATCACCGGCCTGCCGGCAGACGGCCACTGGATCTTTGCCACCGGCCCGCTGACCTCGCCGCAGCTGGGTCAGGCCATTCAAGCTGAAACCGGAGCAGAGGCGCTGGCCTTCTTCGATGCCATCGCGCCGATCGTCTATGCGGAAAGCATCGACATGTCGCGGGCCTGGATGCAGTCGCGCTATGACAAGGGCGAGACCGAGGAAGAGCGCACCGCCTACCTCAACTGCCCGATGGACAAGGAGCAATACGAAGCCTTCATCGACGCATTATTGTCAGCTGACAAAACCGAGTTCCACGAGGGCGAGACCGCGGGCTATTTCGACGGCTGCCTGCCGATCGAGGTGATGGCAGAACGCGGCCGGGAAACCCTGCGCCACGGGCCGATGAAGCCGGTGGGGCTGACCAACCCGCATCAGCCGGATGTCAAGGCCCATGCGGTTGTGCAACTGCGCCGTGACAACGCGCTGGGAACGCTGTTCAACATCGTCGGTTTCCAGACCAAGATGAAATACGGCGCCCAGACCGAGGTGTTCCGGATGATCCCGGGACTGGAGAACGCCAGCTTTGCCCGCCTCGGCGGCATCCACCGCAACACTTTCATCAACTCGCCCACCCTGCTGGATGCGCAGATGCGGCTGAAGTCGAAACCCAACATCCGCTTTGCCGGCCAGATCACCGGGGTCGAAGGCTATGTTGAAAGCGCTGCCATGGGCCTCTTGGCAGGCCGGCTGGCGGCGGCTGAGATCCTCGGCCGGGAACTGCCCGAGGTGCCGCAGGACAGCGCCATGGGGGCGCTGATCCACCACATCACCGGCGGCGCCGAGGCCAAGACGTTTCAGCCGATGAACGTGAACTTCGGCCTGTTCCGCCCGGTTGACGGCCTTAAGGGCGGACGCCGCGGCCGCAAGGACCGCTACAAGGCCTATACCGACCGCGCCAAGGCAGCCTGGCAGGTGTGGCTCAGCAACTTTTCCTAG
- a CDS encoding enoyl-CoA hydratase — MAILERCDTGAIARLTLNTPEKLNALSDEMLAALQEQIDALREDSSIKVVILSGAGKGFCAGHDIKQMTAGRSAEDGGKAYFQDLFARCTRVMTGLQSLPQPVIAQVHGIATAAGCQLVASCDLAVAAEGTRFGVNGVNIGLFCSTPMVALSRNIPRKQAFELLTTGEFVDAARAVELGLANRAVPLEALEAETAKLAETIAAKLGAAVKIGKQAFYEQLQMPLDQAYAYTSGVIVENLMHRDTIEGMAAFIEKRAPDWQE; from the coding sequence ATGGCAATTCTGGAACGTTGCGACACGGGGGCTATCGCCCGGCTGACCCTGAACACACCGGAAAAGCTGAACGCGTTGTCGGACGAGATGCTGGCGGCCCTGCAGGAGCAGATAGATGCCTTGCGCGAGGACAGCAGCATCAAGGTGGTGATCCTGTCCGGCGCTGGCAAAGGGTTCTGCGCGGGCCATGATATCAAGCAGATGACGGCCGGGCGCAGCGCCGAGGATGGCGGCAAGGCCTATTTCCAGGATCTGTTTGCCCGCTGCACCCGCGTGATGACCGGGCTGCAGTCCCTGCCGCAGCCGGTGATTGCCCAGGTCCACGGTATCGCCACCGCGGCGGGCTGCCAGCTGGTTGCCTCCTGCGATCTGGCGGTGGCGGCAGAGGGCACCAGGTTTGGCGTCAACGGGGTGAACATCGGCCTGTTCTGCTCCACCCCGATGGTGGCGCTGTCGCGCAACATCCCGCGCAAGCAGGCGTTTGAGCTGCTGACCACGGGCGAATTCGTCGACGCCGCGCGCGCGGTGGAGCTGGGGCTGGCCAATCGCGCCGTGCCGCTGGAGGCGCTGGAGGCGGAAACCGCCAAGCTGGCCGAAACCATCGCCGCGAAACTGGGCGCGGCAGTGAAGATCGGCAAGCAGGCGTTTTACGAGCAGCTGCAGATGCCGCTGGATCAGGCCTATGCCTATACCAGCGGGGTGATCGTCGAGAACCTGATGCACCGCGACACCATCGAAGGCATGGCCGCCTTCATCGAAAAACGCGCGCCGGACTGGCAGGAGTAA
- a CDS encoding PaaI family thioesterase, which yields MALAFDVAGLTDYLHEIFPQVRDDFAIDAMDEHGLRMRLLTAERHLRPGGTVSGPSMFALADCAIYALILSRLGREALAVTTNCALDFMRKPVAGADVIAEARLLKLGRVLAVADVLMYSEGMAEPVARASMTYSIPPKR from the coding sequence ATGGCACTGGCATTTGATGTCGCAGGTCTGACGGATTACCTGCATGAGATCTTTCCGCAGGTGAGGGACGATTTTGCCATTGATGCGATGGATGAGCACGGCCTGCGGATGCGCCTGCTGACCGCGGAGCGTCACCTGCGGCCGGGCGGCACCGTGTCGGGGCCGTCGATGTTTGCGCTGGCCGACTGCGCGATCTACGCGCTGATCCTGTCGCGGCTGGGGCGCGAGGCGCTGGCCGTGACCACCAACTGCGCGCTGGATTTCATGCGCAAGCCGGTGGCAGGCGCCGATGTGATTGCCGAGGCGCGGCTGCTGAAGCTGGGCCGGGTTCTGGCGGTGGCGGATGTGCTGATGTATTCCGAAGGCATGGCGGAGCCGGTCGCCCGCGCCTCCATGACCTATTCGATCCCGCCCAAGCGTTAA
- the asd gene encoding archaetidylserine decarboxylase (Phosphatidylserine decarboxylase is synthesized as a single chain precursor. Generation of the pyruvoyl active site from a Ser is coupled to cleavage of a Gly-Ser bond between the larger (beta) and smaller (alpha chains). It is an integral membrane protein.), translating to MQRDPILVVDRETGETFEEVVLGEKWIRWAYQNASAKPVEKLLFRSALISRLMGAWFDSRFSRGKIAKVVEDLSIDMSEATAPADSYGCFNDFFVRHLKPEARPFSDDPRDIVSPADGRVLVFPELAEDVFVPVKGYPMSVRTMLPGIADRFIGGALAIVRLCPADYHRYHFPAAGHITASEDISGALHSVNPIALGAGPDVFGENKRSWTLVETETFGSYCFVEVGAFGVGAIVNTRTTGAVQKMDEKGYFKFGGSTVVVVFEPGRIRFADDLAANSAKGRETLVKVGQPLATAL from the coding sequence ATGCAGCGCGACCCCATCCTTGTTGTTGACCGCGAGACCGGCGAGACCTTCGAAGAGGTTGTGCTGGGCGAGAAATGGATCCGCTGGGCCTATCAGAACGCCAGCGCAAAGCCGGTGGAGAAACTGCTGTTCCGCTCCGCGCTCATCAGCCGGCTGATGGGTGCCTGGTTCGACTCGCGGTTTTCCAGGGGCAAGATCGCCAAGGTTGTCGAGGATCTGTCGATCGACATGTCGGAGGCCACGGCGCCGGCTGACAGCTACGGCTGTTTCAACGACTTCTTCGTGCGCCACCTGAAACCCGAAGCCCGTCCCTTCAGCGATGACCCGCGGGACATCGTCTCCCCCGCGGACGGGCGCGTGCTGGTTTTTCCGGAACTGGCTGAGGATGTCTTTGTCCCGGTCAAGGGCTACCCGATGTCGGTCCGCACCATGCTTCCGGGCATTGCTGACCGTTTCATCGGCGGCGCGCTGGCGATTGTGCGGCTGTGCCCCGCGGATTACCACCGCTACCACTTCCCCGCCGCGGGACACATCACAGCGTCAGAGGATATTTCCGGCGCGCTGCATTCGGTGAACCCGATTGCGCTGGGGGCCGGGCCGGATGTGTTTGGCGAGAACAAGCGCAGCTGGACGCTGGTTGAGACCGAAACCTTCGGCAGCTACTGCTTTGTCGAGGTCGGCGCCTTTGGCGTCGGCGCCATCGTCAACACCCGCACCACAGGCGCGGTGCAGAAGATGGACGAAAAGGGCTACTTCAAGTTCGGCGGCTCCACCGTGGTGGTGGTGTTCGAGCCCGGCCGGATCCGCTTTGCGGACGACCTGGCAGCCAACAGCGCCAAGGGACGGGAAACCCTGGTCAAGGTCGGCCAGCCGCTGGCCACCGCGCTTTAA
- the speE gene encoding polyamine aminopropyltransferase: MSDAAKKEWVTESLHAHYAQRLRVDEMLYDSNTEHQRLKVFQNGQFGRILTLDDVVQTTEGDNFIYHEMLTHVPILAHGNAKRVLIIGGGDGGMAREALRHTSVEHVTMVEIDGGVVDFSKEYLPMLSDGAFDDPRLNLVINDGAVFMKENTEKFDVIIVDSTDPIGPGEVLFTDTFYGHAARSLTEDGIIVTQNGVPFMQGEELTGTLRAFQALFADASCYMATVPTYAGGPMAFGWGSRSDKARNVSLEELEARFAAAGIDTGYYNPEVHKAAFALPNYVKKLFP; this comes from the coding sequence ATGAGCGATGCCGCGAAGAAGGAGTGGGTCACCGAGAGCCTGCACGCGCATTACGCCCAGCGTTTGCGCGTCGATGAGATGCTCTATGACAGCAACACCGAGCACCAGCGCCTGAAAGTGTTCCAGAACGGCCAGTTCGGCCGCATCCTGACGCTGGACGACGTGGTGCAGACCACCGAAGGCGATAACTTCATCTACCATGAAATGCTGACCCATGTGCCGATCCTGGCGCATGGCAATGCAAAGCGCGTGCTGATCATCGGCGGCGGCGACGGCGGCATGGCCCGCGAGGCGCTGCGCCACACGTCGGTCGAGCATGTCACCATGGTGGAAATCGACGGCGGCGTGGTGGATTTCTCGAAAGAGTATCTGCCGATGCTGAGCGACGGCGCTTTCGACGATCCGCGCCTCAATCTGGTGATCAACGACGGTGCGGTGTTCATGAAAGAGAACACCGAAAAGTTCGACGTGATCATCGTCGATTCGACCGACCCGATCGGCCCCGGCGAAGTGCTGTTCACCGACACCTTCTACGGCCACGCCGCGCGCTCGCTGACGGAGGACGGCATCATCGTCACCCAGAACGGCGTGCCGTTCATGCAGGGCGAGGAGCTGACCGGCACCCTGCGGGCGTTCCAGGCGCTGTTTGCGGATGCCTCCTGCTACATGGCGACCGTGCCGACCTATGCCGGCGGGCCGATGGCCTTTGGCTGGGGCAGCCGCTCGGACAAGGCCCGCAACGTGAGCCTTGAAGAGCTGGAGGCGCGTTTTGCTGCCGCCGGGATCGACACCGGGTATTACAATCCGGAGGTTCACAAGGCCGCGTTCGCCTTGCCGAACTATGTGAAAAAGCTGTTCCCCTAA
- the speD gene encoding adenosylmethionine decarboxylase, whose amino-acid sequence MKDANLFQLGIGLETGAHEEDTARGVTAANLDAVVESDREDHFIRKDGKVFAGTHLIIEVMRGTGLDCEERIQNAFRKCVEVCGATLLHIHTHKFSPQGVSGVAVLAESHISVHTWPEIGYGAFDVFMCGDAEPWKAVGVLKEAFNTDMVEVRELLRGEELIAKEVAA is encoded by the coding sequence ATGAAAGACGCCAACCTCTTCCAACTGGGGATCGGTCTGGAGACAGGCGCCCATGAGGAAGATACCGCCCGCGGTGTAACTGCCGCGAATCTTGATGCTGTTGTTGAGTCCGACCGCGAAGACCATTTCATCCGCAAGGATGGCAAGGTGTTCGCCGGCACGCATCTGATCATCGAAGTTATGAGGGGCACCGGCCTGGACTGCGAAGAGCGCATCCAGAACGCCTTCCGCAAATGTGTTGAGGTCTGCGGCGCCACCCTGCTGCACATCCACACCCACAAGTTCTCGCCTCAGGGCGTCTCGGGTGTTGCGGTGCTGGCGGAAAGCCACATCTCCGTCCACACCTGGCCGGAAATCGGCTATGGCGCGTTTGACGTGTTCATGTGCGGCGACGCCGAGCCCTGGAAAGCCGTCGGCGTGCTGAAGGAAGCGTTCAACACCGACATGGTGGAAGTGCGCGAACTGCTGCGCGGGGAGGAGCTGATCGCCAAGGAGGTCGCGGCATGA
- a CDS encoding DUF1127 domain-containing protein — MAQHTQMAQSNMSFLNSRPALPVLAQWAVLFAVLVTKWSLRHRTRCQLKHLSDAQLKDIGVSRADAHYEATLPFWRP; from the coding sequence ATGGCACAGCACACACAAATGGCACAATCGAATATGTCCTTTCTGAACAGCCGCCCGGCCCTGCCGGTGCTGGCGCAGTGGGCTGTCCTGTTTGCCGTGCTGGTCACCAAGTGGAGCCTGCGCCACCGAACCCGGTGCCAGCTGAAACACCTGAGCGATGCGCAGCTAAAGGACATCGGCGTGTCCCGCGCCGACGCTCATTATGAAGCCACTCTTCCGTTCTGGCGCCCATGA
- a CDS encoding PLP-dependent aminotransferase family protein, whose amino-acid sequence MGTIWPQSLAGAKGPKYKMVADTIRSAVETGGLKTGTKLPPVRELAYQLSITPGTVARAYSILTDEGVLEAEVGRGTFVAEKKKPVPDDVWSRQLHLAEARDPGHVSLFSPRIADMGQVAAVREALHKVAEGDAQKFLNYPTRDAYLPVRQAAAAWVGQSPVGTVTENDIVLTHGGQNGLMVVLQAILAGPQPVIMVEDLTYAGFRRASELLRAQVVEVAMDEYGIRPDSMELAIRKTGATVLCTSPEVHNPTGLYTPLERRKEIVRIARRHGVQIVEDDCYRLGEARAPGYRALAPELAWHVSSISKILTPALRVGFALAPEGRAADLRRVAEHGYFGLAQPLADLIRILLTDPRLPGLVEKVRAEMARYVRVAVNALGGFDLTWNPDVPFLWLRLPPGWRAAAFTRAAEANGVQVRSADEFALRDGRAPHAVRIAVNAHVPLKRFEEAMLRLRALLDNPPEQISV is encoded by the coding sequence ATGGGTACAATTTGGCCGCAGAGCCTGGCAGGGGCCAAAGGGCCGAAGTACAAAATGGTGGCCGATACAATCCGGTCCGCCGTGGAAACCGGTGGCTTGAAAACTGGTACAAAGCTTCCTCCAGTGCGCGAACTCGCGTACCAGTTGAGCATTACGCCCGGCACCGTGGCCCGCGCCTACAGCATCCTGACCGATGAAGGCGTGCTGGAGGCCGAGGTGGGGCGCGGCACCTTTGTAGCCGAAAAGAAGAAACCGGTGCCGGATGACGTATGGTCGCGGCAGCTACATCTGGCCGAGGCGCGCGATCCTGGCCACGTCAGCCTGTTCAGCCCGCGGATTGCCGACATGGGGCAGGTGGCCGCGGTGCGCGAGGCGCTGCACAAGGTGGCCGAGGGCGATGCGCAAAAATTCCTGAATTACCCGACCCGGGACGCCTATCTGCCGGTGCGCCAGGCCGCCGCCGCCTGGGTGGGGCAATCGCCGGTTGGCACCGTCACCGAAAATGACATTGTACTGACACACGGCGGCCAGAACGGGCTGATGGTGGTGCTGCAAGCCATCCTGGCGGGGCCGCAGCCGGTGATCATGGTCGAGGATCTGACCTATGCGGGCTTCCGCCGCGCGTCAGAGCTGCTGAGGGCGCAAGTGGTTGAGGTGGCGATGGACGAATACGGCATCCGCCCGGATTCGATGGAGCTGGCGATCCGCAAGACCGGCGCCACCGTCTTGTGCACCAGTCCAGAAGTGCACAATCCCACCGGGCTTTACACGCCTTTGGAGCGGCGCAAGGAAATCGTCCGGATCGCCCGCCGCCACGGGGTGCAGATCGTCGAGGACGACTGCTACCGCCTCGGCGAGGCGCGCGCGCCGGGCTACCGGGCGCTGGCGCCGGAACTGGCCTGGCATGTGTCCTCGATTTCCAAGATCCTGACCCCCGCCCTGCGCGTCGGCTTTGCGCTGGCGCCGGAGGGGCGGGCTGCCGATCTGCGGCGGGTGGCGGAACACGGCTATTTCGGGCTGGCGCAGCCGCTGGCCGATCTGATCCGCATCCTGCTGACCGATCCCCGGCTGCCGGGGCTGGTGGAAAAGGTGCGCGCCGAGATGGCCCGTTATGTGCGGGTGGCGGTCAATGCACTGGGCGGCTTTGACCTGACCTGGAACCCGGATGTGCCGTTCCTGTGGCTGCGGCTGCCCCCGGGCTGGCGGGCGGCGGCCTTCACCCGCGCGGCAGAGGCGAACGGGGTGCAGGTCCGGTCCGCAGATGAATTTGCCCTGCGCGACGGCCGCGCCCCGCACGCGGTGCGCATCGCCGTCAATGCCCACGTGCCGCTGAAACGCTTTGAGGAGGCGATGCTGCGCCTGCGTGCCCTGCTGGACAACCCGCCGGAGCAGATCAGCGTCTGA
- the rplM gene encoding 50S ribosomal protein L13 yields MKTFSATPADIEKKWILIDAEGVVLGRLASIVAMRLRGKHKASFTPHMDMGDNVIIINADKVQMTGKKRDEKFYWHTGHPGGIKSRTKQEILEGAHPERVVFQAVKRMLPGNRLARQQMTNLRIYAGAEHPHEAQAPEVLDVKSMNKKNTRS; encoded by the coding sequence ATGAAAACCTTCTCTGCTACTCCGGCAGATATCGAGAAGAAGTGGATCCTGATCGACGCCGAGGGCGTTGTTCTGGGCCGTCTTGCCTCGATCGTTGCCATGCGCCTGCGTGGCAAGCACAAAGCCTCGTTCACTCCGCATATGGATATGGGCGACAACGTCATCATCATCAACGCCGACAAGGTGCAGATGACCGGCAAAAAGCGTGACGAAAAATTCTACTGGCACACCGGCCACCCGGGCGGCATCAAGTCGCGCACCAAACAGGAGATCCTGGAAGGTGCACACCCGGAGCGCGTCGTGTTCCAGGCCGTCAAGCGTATGCTGCCGGGCAACCGCTTGGCGCGCCAGCAGATGACCAACCTGCGTATCTATGCCGGTGCCGAGCACCCGCATGAAGCCCAGGCCCCCGAAGTTCTGGATGTCAAATCCATGAACAAGAAAAACACCCGGAGCTGA
- the rpsI gene encoding 30S ribosomal protein S9, producing the protein MADQINTLEELGAVAGVESVAEETIAREPVRDELGRSYATGKRKDAVARVWIKPGSGKVEVNGKEINKYFARPVLQMILRQPFQVAGVEGEFDVYATVKGGGLSGQAGAVKHGISKALQLYDPSLRGALKAAGFLTRDSRVVERKKYGKAKARRSFQFSKR; encoded by the coding sequence ATGGCTGATCAGATCAACACTCTCGAAGAGCTGGGCGCCGTTGCAGGCGTTGAGTCCGTTGCAGAAGAAACCATCGCGCGTGAGCCGGTTCGTGACGAACTGGGCCGCTCCTATGCCACTGGCAAGCGTAAAGACGCAGTTGCCCGCGTCTGGATCAAGCCGGGCTCCGGCAAGGTCGAGGTGAACGGCAAGGAAATCAACAAGTACTTCGCCCGTCCGGTACTGCAGATGATCCTGCGCCAGCCGTTCCAGGTTGCCGGCGTCGAAGGCGAGTTTGACGTTTACGCCACCGTCAAGGGCGGCGGCCTGTCCGGTCAGGCCGGTGCGGTCAAGCACGGCATCTCCAAAGCGCTGCAGCTTTACGATCCCTCGCTGCGCGGCGCGCTGAAAGCGGCAGGCTTCCTGACCCGCGACAGCCGCGTTGTGGAACGGAAGAAATACGGCAAGGCCAAAGCCCGCCGTTCGTTCCAGTTCTCCAAGCGTTAA
- a CDS encoding CatB-related O-acetyltransferase → MATPENPKTAPIGNGQLDIGRFTHGYEELDIQEQGGGANVSIGAFCSIGRGMRILLDASPMLDRITAFPFGEVFCEELGGAGVHVPRQNGGDVVIGNDVWIGANATVLAGVTIGNGAVIGPNATVASNVGAYEVWAGNPAQLVRKRFEDAVCEKLQELRWWDLPLPLIREMAPLLSAQPTVELIEGLQGIVADLVTFTDQGAGESAA, encoded by the coding sequence ATGGCAACACCGGAGAACCCGAAAACTGCTCCGATCGGCAACGGGCAGCTGGATATCGGCCGCTTCACCCATGGCTATGAGGAGCTGGATATCCAGGAGCAGGGCGGCGGGGCCAATGTGTCCATCGGCGCGTTCTGCAGCATCGGCCGGGGGATGCGGATCCTGCTGGATGCTTCGCCCATGCTGGACCGGATCACGGCCTTCCCCTTTGGCGAGGTTTTCTGCGAAGAACTGGGCGGCGCCGGGGTGCATGTGCCGCGGCAGAACGGCGGCGATGTTGTCATCGGCAACGACGTCTGGATCGGTGCCAATGCCACCGTGCTCGCCGGGGTGACCATCGGCAATGGTGCCGTCATCGGTCCGAATGCCACTGTCGCCAGCAATGTCGGCGCCTATGAGGTCTGGGCAGGCAACCCGGCGCAGCTGGTGCGCAAGCGGTTTGAGGACGCGGTCTGCGAAAAACTGCAGGAGCTGCGCTGGTGGGATCTGCCGCTGCCGCTGATCCGGGAAATGGCACCGCTGCTGTCGGCGCAGCCGACGGTGGAGCTGATCGAAGGCCTCCAGGGCATCGTCGCCGATCTGGTGACCTTCACCGACCAAGGCGCGGGCGAAAGCGCGGCCTGA
- a CDS encoding group I truncated hemoglobin codes for MPQTIYEKYGGFSAISRVVMTFYEMALESDQIGDYFADVDMARLIDHQTKFISSLLGGPASFSDERLEAVHRALGITHEDFDEMEALLKEALEQHGFFETDVRATLTAIEAKRNIIVTRNAA; via the coding sequence ATGCCGCAAACAATCTATGAGAAATACGGCGGGTTCAGCGCCATCAGCCGCGTCGTGATGACATTTTACGAGATGGCGCTCGAGTCCGATCAGATCGGCGACTACTTCGCCGACGTCGACATGGCGCGGCTGATTGATCATCAGACCAAGTTCATCTCCTCGCTCCTGGGCGGGCCGGCCTCCTTCAGCGACGAGCGTCTGGAGGCGGTGCATAGGGCGCTCGGCATCACCCATGAGGATTTCGACGAAATGGAGGCCCTGCTCAAGGAAGCGCTGGAGCAGCACGGCTTTTTTGAGACCGATGTGCGCGCCACGCTGACCGCGATCGAGGCAAAGCGCAACATCATCGTCACCAGGAATGCGGCATGA
- a CDS encoding adenylate/guanylate cyclase domain-containing protein: MSIAAINEQLLRAIGVGVAVVRASDLGFVFHNQPFAEWFGTPGEGAALTDAIDGLDRADLGPLCEEGLRYSAELKIKRKRRTLVFAINISQASHLDEALLVVECQNITRIRELESMIDSYSAMVERNTRELEREKERVERLLLNLMPRQVYEEFKTFGVVTPQLYPKVSVVMLDFVNFTDFASRTDPTVTLGELNDIFTAFDRIVEQYGCERIKTIGDAYLAVAGMPEPMPEHATAVAHCATRFLRYLERRNQSHQHKWQARIGLGTGSAVGSVVGIQKYVYDVFGPAVNLASRLQVFANPMKIVAPEEMKAALSEEFRVTDIGPEDIKGIGEVNLINVGDELSAPQPASRF; this comes from the coding sequence ATGAGCATTGCCGCCATCAACGAGCAGCTGCTGCGCGCGATTGGCGTCGGGGTGGCGGTGGTGCGGGCCTCTGACCTTGGGTTTGTCTTTCACAATCAGCCCTTTGCGGAATGGTTCGGCACGCCGGGCGAGGGCGCAGCGCTGACCGATGCCATCGACGGGCTGGACCGCGCGGATCTGGGGCCGCTGTGCGAGGAGGGGCTGCGCTACTCGGCGGAGCTGAAGATCAAGCGCAAGCGGCGCACGCTGGTCTTTGCCATCAACATCTCGCAGGCCAGCCATCTGGACGAGGCGCTCTTGGTGGTGGAATGCCAGAACATCACCCGCATCCGCGAGCTGGAAAGCATGATCGACAGCTATTCCGCCATGGTGGAGCGCAACACCCGCGAGCTGGAACGTGAGAAGGAGCGGGTGGAACGGCTGCTGCTCAATCTGATGCCGCGGCAGGTCTACGAAGAGTTCAAAACCTTTGGCGTCGTCACCCCGCAGCTCTATCCAAAGGTCTCGGTGGTGATGCTGGATTTTGTGAATTTCACCGATTTCGCCTCCCGCACCGATCCGACGGTCACGCTGGGAGAGCTGAACGACATCTTCACCGCCTTCGACCGCATCGTCGAGCAATACGGCTGCGAGAGGATCAAAACCATTGGCGACGCGTATCTGGCGGTCGCCGGGATGCCGGAACCGATGCCCGAACACGCCACCGCCGTGGCCCATTGCGCCACCCGCTTCCTGCGCTACCTGGAGCGGCGCAACCAAAGCCATCAGCACAAATGGCAGGCGCGGATCGGGCTGGGCACCGGCTCCGCTGTCGGCTCGGTGGTGGGGATCCAGAAATACGTCTACGACGTGTTTGGCCCCGCGGTGAACCTGGCGTCCCGCCTGCAAGTTTTCGCCAATCCGATGAAAATCGTCGCGCCCGAAGAGATGAAGGCCGCGCTGTCGGAGGAATTCCGCGTCACCGACATCGGCCCCGAAGACATCAAGGGCATCGGCGAGGTCAATCTGATCAATGTCGGTGACGAGCTGAGCGCGCCGCAGCCTGCCAGCCGGTTTTAA
- a CDS encoding TetR/AcrR family transcriptional regulator → MPKRGYHHGNLRQALVEAALQLIEAKGPTGFTLSEAAKTAGVTPAAVYRHFEGREDLIAEAARQGYIMFADLMQHAYDKYQPSALAAFEATGRAYLAFARKHPGHYIAMFESGVSVNRTPELADAAARARAILERAAADLSQHIPEHKRPPASMFSAHVLAMSHGVVELYARNSPGATSPFPPEDLLESGIGIYLRGLGLIAPDS, encoded by the coding sequence ATGCCTAAACGCGGTTATCATCACGGCAACCTGCGCCAGGCGCTGGTCGAAGCCGCCCTGCAGCTGATCGAGGCCAAGGGCCCGACCGGCTTCACCCTGTCGGAGGCCGCCAAGACGGCGGGTGTCACCCCGGCCGCGGTTTATCGCCATTTCGAAGGGCGCGAAGACCTGATCGCCGAGGCCGCGCGCCAGGGCTACATCATGTTTGCCGACCTGATGCAGCACGCCTATGACAAGTACCAGCCCTCGGCGCTGGCGGCGTTCGAGGCGACGGGCCGGGCCTATCTGGCCTTTGCGCGGAAGCATCCGGGCCATTACATCGCCATGTTCGAAAGCGGCGTGTCGGTGAACCGCACGCCGGAGCTGGCCGATGCCGCCGCCCGTGCCCGGGCGATCCTGGAACGCGCCGCAGCGGATCTGAGCCAGCACATCCCCGAACACAAACGGCCGCCGGCCTCGATGTTCTCTGCGCATGTGCTGGCGATGAGCCACGGGGTGGTGGAGCTTTATGCGCGCAACTCTCCAGGTGCCACCTCCCCGTTTCCGCCCGAGGATCTGCTGGAAAGCGGCATTGGCATTTATTTGCGCGGGCTTGGTCTGATTGCGCCGGATAGTTAA